The following coding sequences are from one Luteolibacter yonseiensis window:
- a CDS encoding 5-formyltetrahydrofolate cyclo-ligase, which yields MTIPDPAPTKHELRSRMRQLLRARAPSAPGVFTELREWLSVRPELQTIAVYSPLPGEVDLSATIAALPEVRWVYPRVAGEHLSFHMGGDLVPGSFGILEPAENAGEIPVLEIDAFLCPGLAFDKRGGRLGRGRGFYDRVLANARPDSLNIGVCHDFQMVDDTFSEPHDVFMDKVFEYRT from the coding sequence ATGACAATCCCCGACCCCGCACCGACAAAACATGAGCTCCGCAGCCGGATGCGGCAATTGCTGCGCGCGAGAGCTCCAAGCGCGCCCGGGGTGTTCACCGAACTCCGGGAATGGCTTTCCGTCCGCCCGGAACTACAAACCATCGCGGTATATTCGCCGCTCCCGGGTGAGGTCGACCTGTCGGCAACCATCGCCGCGCTGCCGGAAGTCCGTTGGGTCTATCCACGGGTCGCCGGCGAACACCTGAGTTTCCACATGGGAGGCGATCTGGTCCCCGGCAGCTTCGGTATCCTCGAGCCGGCGGAAAATGCCGGGGAGATCCCCGTTCTTGAGATAGACGCCTTCCTCTGCCCCGGTCTTGCCTTTGACAAACGAGGCGGCCGCCTCGGACGTGGCCGGGGTTTCTACGACCGCGTGCTGGCCAATGCGCGGCCCGACTCGCTCAACATCGGAGTCTGCCACGATTTCCAAATGGTGGATGACACTTTTTCCGAGCCACACGATGTTTTCATGGACAAGGTGTTCGAATACCGGACATAG
- a CDS encoding ABC transporter ATP-binding protein → MIEVESLTKQFGSKRAVNDLTFTVKKGEVLGFLGPNGAGKSTTMRMITGFIPPTAGNAKVCGISIVDRPNEAKTKIGYLPESAPLYNDMTVLGFLKFCAAIRGLKGVAKNDAIERAIETCFLTTVAKQSIDTLSKGYRHRTCLAQALLHDPEVLILDEPTDGLDPNQKFEVRQLIKRLGKTKAILFSTHILEEVEASCSRAVIVDRGKIVADGTPAELVAQSGTGSLTDLFRKVTSRDTEAAA, encoded by the coding sequence ATGATCGAAGTTGAAAGTCTGACCAAACAGTTCGGAAGCAAACGTGCGGTGAACGACCTCACGTTCACCGTGAAAAAAGGCGAGGTGCTCGGATTTCTCGGGCCGAACGGCGCCGGAAAGTCCACCACCATGCGCATGATCACCGGATTCATCCCGCCAACCGCGGGGAATGCGAAGGTCTGCGGCATCTCGATCGTGGACCGCCCGAACGAGGCGAAGACGAAGATCGGCTACCTGCCGGAATCCGCCCCCCTTTACAACGACATGACGGTGCTCGGCTTCCTGAAATTCTGCGCCGCCATCCGCGGGCTCAAGGGGGTGGCGAAAAATGACGCCATTGAGCGTGCGATCGAGACATGCTTCCTGACCACCGTCGCGAAGCAGTCGATCGACACCCTGTCCAAGGGCTACCGCCACCGGACCTGCCTCGCCCAGGCCCTTCTGCACGACCCCGAGGTCCTCATCCTCGACGAGCCCACCGACGGTCTCGATCCGAACCAGAAGTTCGAAGTCCGCCAGCTCATCAAGCGGCTCGGCAAGACAAAGGCCATCCTTTTTTCAACCCACATCCTTGAGGAGGTGGAAGCCTCATGCAGCCGCGCCGTCATCGTGGACCGCGGAAAAATTGTCGCGGATGGCACACCCGCCGAGTTGGTGGCGCAGTCCGGAACAGGCTCGCTCACCGACCTCTTCCGCAAGGTCACCTCGCGCGATACCGAAGCCGCCGCCTGA
- a CDS encoding ABC transporter permease: MSSCTIYKRELSSYFSQPTAYAIIVIFLLFSLGLTFTFGQFMRVGDSSLEWTFLFWHPWVYMLLAPAVGMKLWSDEQRTGTIELLGTFPVSTWSAIVGKFLAAATVWFIALALTFPIVITVNYLGSPDNGAILSGYIGSFLVCCTFLAITMLVSACTRDQVVCLIVSVSVCVLLLLCGYDPVTQELSKIVSPGVLQGIVSFGVWDHFQSPNSGLFRLKDLVWFGSIIFVCLLGTSAILSSKRA; the protein is encoded by the coding sequence ATGTCTTCCTGCACCATCTACAAACGCGAGCTGTCCAGCTACTTCTCGCAACCGACGGCATACGCCATCATCGTCATCTTCCTGTTGTTCTCACTCGGACTCACCTTCACCTTCGGCCAGTTCATGCGTGTCGGCGACTCCTCCCTGGAGTGGACCTTCCTCTTCTGGCACCCGTGGGTCTACATGCTGCTGGCACCGGCCGTCGGCATGAAACTCTGGTCGGACGAGCAGCGCACCGGAACCATCGAACTGCTGGGCACGTTTCCGGTCTCCACCTGGAGCGCCATCGTCGGGAAATTCCTCGCGGCCGCCACGGTATGGTTCATCGCTCTGGCGCTCACCTTCCCGATCGTCATCACGGTCAACTACCTGGGAAGCCCGGACAACGGGGCCATCCTCTCCGGCTACATCGGAAGCTTCCTCGTCTGCTGCACCTTCCTCGCAATCACCATGCTGGTATCCGCCTGCACGCGCGACCAGGTGGTCTGCCTCATCGTTTCCGTCTCGGTCTGCGTGCTGCTCCTGCTCTGCGGTTATGACCCGGTCACTCAGGAATTGTCGAAGATCGTTTCCCCCGGCGTTCTCCAGGGCATCGTCTCGTTCGGCGTGTGGGACCACTTCCAGTCCCCGAACAGCGGCCTGTTCCGGTTGAAGGACCTGGTCTGGTTCGGCTCGATCATCTTCGTCTGCCTTCTCGGCACCAGCGCGATCCTCTCTTCCAAGCGCGCGTAA